GCTTCACCATTATGATCGGTCACCCCGATCAATCCAGCTGCCCCATGCCCTACGGAAGCAATTATTTTTTTCTTGGTGAGAAAATGTCTCAACACATGTTCTATCGTTTTATTATTGGGAAAATCCATCATAGCTCCGTGGCCTCCGCATAGGAACACAACTTCAAACTCGCTTGGATCAATTTCTGAAAGCAAGGGTGTATTATGAATCGGCTCCATCACACCGTCCCAAACTCTCGGAAGTTCATTACTATAACTGTGAGGATCGATTGGAATTCTTCCGCCTTTTAAACTTGCAGCTACCACCTCGAATCCTGCTTCTTTAAATTCCGTTGCCGGTTCTACAAAGTCTGACAACCACAAGCCTGTCTGGTGATCGCTGTCCAACTGATCCACATTCGTTGCAATCATTAGAATTTTAGTCATATTCCTCATCCTCCTTGTGAATCTTTACAATTAGCCTTCCCCATTGACCATTTTTCTTCCATATTCTTTATATAATAACTACATTAAATCTTCGTGCTGCTTATTATAGATAAGCTCCCGTTTGTTTAAGACTCAGTTTCGAGATATTAAAGCTAAGAGGACAGTCCTTCGGGGGATGATTTCGCTTTCCGGCCATGCACGACGCAGGGTCGTTCGACGTTGCCACAGGACGTGGCGATCTTAGTCGAACTTCTTATATGTGCTGTGCTTCCTCAGGCTTCGCCTTCCGGGATCTTACCGATCATGTTCATCCCACAGAAGTCTACATCATCCCCCTCCGGACCTTGCGAAATAGGGAGTTTAAGTTAACCTAAGAGCGACGCTAAATTTCTAGCGAATTCAAGTGCTTAACCCCCGTTATATAAGCATTTAAGGTTGCTTGAGGGCGCTACCTTCTCTTATAAAAGGGGCCGTTATTCTCACGCGGCTGGGTTAGCGAAGGAAACGACGAGACTCCCGCGGGAGAAGGAGCTAGGCGAGACCCCACAGGGAGTGATAACGACCGAGGAGGCTCCTGGTAAAAGGAGGATCGACTAAGGCCGCCACGTCCTGTGGCAACGTCGATCGACCCTACATCGTGTAGGGCCTCAAATGTGGAATCACCCTGAAAGACACGACCAGCATAAGCCGACCATCAAAAGGATTGCGGTTTTTCAATCCGTTGATGAGCGGCTTATGTCTCGAGTGTCTGGGTGATGGAACAAGACGAGTTGTTTCCGTAGCCAGCCACTCTCTATATCAGCAAAGGACCAAAGATATCTCGAAACTGAGTCTTCAACTATCCGGCCATTTTGTTTAATATCCTAATTCTAAACAAACCTGTAGTCACGTTTGATATGCAAAAAAAT
The Halobacillus halophilus DSM 2266 DNA segment above includes these coding regions:
- a CDS encoding type 1 glutamine amidotransferase domain-containing protein — its product is MTKILMIATNVDQLDSDHQTGLWLSDFVEPATEFKEAGFEVVAASLKGGRIPIDPHSYSNELPRVWDGVMEPIHNTPLLSEIDPSEFEVVFLCGGHGAMMDFPNNKTIEHVLRHFLTKKKIIASVGHGAAGLIGVTDHNGEAIVKGRTMTGFTDAEEKETGIEGLLPFTIEEKLQAEGAGFEGDNPDKDHVEVDEHFITGQNPRSSLSTAQAVIKKLRKPQPQ